From the genome of Podospora bellae-mahoneyi strain CBS 112042 chromosome 2, whole genome shotgun sequence:
CCCAGAAAATCGGTGTTATACCATCGACGCAGTTTATCACCATGAAGCCTCAAGTCGTTCCCTTTCTCGCCTCTCTTCTTGCAGCAGGGCAGGCAGCAAGACCCTGTCCAGCATCTCCTGCTCCAACTTCCTGGCAGATTTCCGAATGGACCTACGATGCGCCCGATCGATCTCTACCAGGACGGGCAGGGACCGACTCGGTGATTGGTCTCTATCTCTCCACGGGTGGCACAACGTACAGCTGCTTCGGAATGTGGCCCGAGGAATGGAAAGGGTTTACTCAAGACAAATCCGCTTTGCTCTGGAGCAGCTGCGTGAACATTTTTGGCAGGCCAATCGATGACACGGTTAGTTTTGCGATGGACTGGGAGAAAAGGATTTTGTATGCGAGCCATACTTTCAGTTGTGAGAACGAAGAGTATGTATAGCCGCGCAGACCAACAACGGGGCCAAGTGTCATTGCTGACATATTCGTGTCGGACGCGAACAGGGTGTCTGGATTGGCCACCGCATCCATCGTCTTGCCTACTTCATGCGATAACACGGGCTCGGGGGGCAACCCAACGCGGTGTTTGACGACGTCGAGGCAGATCAACCTCAACACAACGCTGCAGGCTAGAGGACAAAGCCCTTGTTCTTCAGCACCCGCATCAGGGAGATATCTGGAATCTTGGGAGATCAGAAACCATACTAGTCTGTACGAGTCCACGCCAGAAACAGACGGCAACTTGTTTGTTGCTGTCAATACAGCCACAAACGAGATATTTGAGTGCGCCAGAGAGTACCCTGCCGGAAATGGTGTTTGCACTCCGGTGGGTGCGTCGGGGGGGTTGACCATCGCCTCATTTAACCTGGATCCCGTCAGAAAGCTGCTTACAATGCGCCAGGTTTGGGCTTGTGGCAGCGGAGTTGGGTGAGTGCACGCATTCCAGACATACCCCGATGGATGAGAGGAGAGGTGACTGATGActtggttgttgatgttagCACGGTTGAAGCGCTTGGGGCTGCCTCTGTTCCTGCTCCCTGTTTTGAAGATGACGTTCCTATATGCGAGTCGAGCAGATTCTGGGTTGGTGGAAGCAAGGCATGAGCTGTAGTTTCTAGATAGATACCTCAGCTGTATCAAAGCCCTTAACCCTGACGTGCCACTGTGTGACTGTGCCTGGCAGCTCTCACCGCCCGACCCACTCAACCCCCCGGGCATCTACGGTATGTGGGGCTCCCCAACATTCGCCCCACCATTTTGCCCAGCTCTCGACTTCTGTCATCAGCAACACTTTTCGCCAAACCACCAGATCCCGACCTCACCGACCACTGCCGCCCAATATCACCAGACATCCCGACCGGCGTCGATCGCCGTAACTTCCCCCAAACCATGGTTCTTCAAGATTTAGGTCGGCGCATCAATGCCGCCGTCACCGACTTGACGCGCGCCCCAAATCTCGATGAAAAGGTAGTtatcctttccttttccctttcctttccttctccttaGGCCTACCCTTGCCTTTCTGCGTGTCTTAGCCGCTAACGAGCCGCACGTTGCAATCACTAGGCCTTCGACTCTATGCTCAAACAGATTtgctccgccctcctcgaaGCAGATGTCAATGTCCGTCTCGTCGGCCGGCTCCGAAAAGACATCAAAGCCGCAGTCAACTTCAAAGACCTCCCCCCGGCAGTCAACAAGAAGCGCCTCATTCAGAAAGCCGTCTTCGAccacctcgtcaacctcgtcGACCCCCATGCTGAACCCTTCAAGCCAAAGAAGGGCAAGTCCAATGTCATCATGTTTGTCGGCCTTCAGGGTGCCGGCAAGACCACAACCTGCACCAAGCTTGCTCGCCATTACCAATCACGTGGCTTTCGCGCCTGCTTAGTTTGCGCCGATACTTTCCGTGCCGGTGCCTTTGATCAGCTCAAGCAAAATGcgaccaaggccaagattCCATACTACGGCAGCTTGACGGAAACCGACCCGGCCGTCGTGGCCAAGGAGGGTGTCgacaagttcaagaaggagaggttcGAGGTTATCATCGTGGATACATCTGGTCGTCATAGGCAAGAAAGTGCCTTGTTTCAAGAAATGATGGACATCCAGAACGCCATCAAACCAGACGAGACTGTCATGGTGCTCGACTCGAGCATAGGGCAGCAGGCCGAGGGGCAGGCCATGGCCTTCAAGGAAGCCGCCGACTTTggcgccatcatcatcacaaagACCGACGGCCAtgctgccggtggtggagcaATCTCGGCCGTCGCCGCCACCCGCACACCCATTGTCTTTATCGGTACCGGAGAGCACATGCTGGACTTGGAGCGCTTCGTACCCAAGAACTTTATCTCCAAGCTGCTGGGCATGGGTGACATGGCTGGTCTGGTGGAGCATGTCCAGTCGCTGAAACTGGACCAGAAGGACACGATCAAGCACATTACAGAAGGCATCTTCACTGTGCGGGACTTGAGGGATCAGCTGCAGAACATCATGAAGATGGGCCCGCTATCCAAGATGGCGGGCATGATTCCCGGCATGAGCAATATTATGGCCAACATGGACGACGAAGAAGGGAGCCTGAAGCTGAAGAGGATGATCTACATCTGCGACAGCATGACGAACAAGGAGCTGGACTCGGACGGCAAGATCTTCATCGAGCAACCGACGCGTATGACAAGAGTGGCGCGGGGTTCGGGAACGACAGTCCgagaggtggaggacttGCTGACACAGCAGAGGTTGATGGCCGGcatggccaagaagatggGCGGCAACATGAAGAACATGCAGAGGGCACAGAATGCCATGGGTGGAGGCAATAAGGCCCAACAGTTGGCTGCTATGCAGAAGCGGTTACAGAGCAtgggcggcgccggcggggctggtggtggcatgCCCGATATGGGCAGTCTGATGAAGATGcttggcggcgggggcggACCCGGAGGCGGCTTTGACATGAACGCCATGATGAAGCAGATGGGCGGCATGatgggcggaggaggaggacggggcgggaggaggtAGTTTCGGTTTGCAAAGTCTTGAAGTCTTATAccagagggagagggttttGCATTAGTTTGGCGTCCGGGGTCTAGGGTCTGAAATGGGGCCAGCCATGGCGGCGGCTGTTTACGATAAATACACGCACACACATATCTACAGATCACATTCAAGAAAGCCCTGACTCGTCTTGCTAGAAGCAAACGATAAACCCGGAATGATGATTCTACTAATACAACGAATGCGCCTATATATTTGCCCACTACACGCTCACGAACCTCGTCACCGTTCTGGTCTGAGAAACGGATGAGCCTCTGTGTTGAACACGTACTTGTCCAAACTGATCAAATCAGGTGGCGAAAACGCCAAATAAAAATACTTGAGCGTTTCTGCAATCCAGAAGCTCTGTCATACGCAACTTCATTAGCGGTTAACCCATTCACCCAGTGGCAGAGCCGGGAACGGGGCGCACAAACCTCCATTTCATCACTCCTCTCGACATCTTCCTTGCTGGGGTCAACAGTCACGTCCTTCACGCTGGCCCCGCCTCCTGTTTCCTTTGCAAAGACCGCATTCGCGACAGCAAGAAACATGTCccacgccgccgcctcccactCTGGTTCCCCTGTGATGCGCCACATGTAAAACACCGACTCGATAGCCTCCGGGCGGAGGATATACCGTCTGTCTGTGGCCGAAACAAACCCCCTGGGCAAGCCTTGCTGTTTCTCGGTTGCATCCCACAGGGTTTGATTCCATTGACACGATTCAGCTGCATGAGAAGGACCTCCAGGAGGACACGGTAGCATAGTCAGCCGCTCCGGCATGAGCCCGGTAGGGAATGACTTGTACATGTGCACACAGCCCCTCGTCAGCCTTGACCCCGTCTCCAGGTACTCCGCAGTGGAAAACAAACGCCCTGCCAGGGCATAGGTTCCGCCTATGAAACATGTCAGGTGTTCCGTCTCTGGGCTGAGTTGAAcgctgttggtgttggtgtctgGGCTGGGAAGGATATTGGCTGTGCCCGATATCATGATGTCATTCGCTGATAAATCAGGAATCATGGGCCGGTAGAAGAGGTTCGCAGATGCCGAGCTCAGAAAGTTGTGTGAGAGCGAAACAAGAGATGGCGCGGCATTGTTGAGAAGTTGGGATAACTTGGGAAGGTACTCGTACATGGAGTcggcaccacctcccaaggTAAACCTTGTACCGCTGATGACGTCCGGCTTGGGGCCCCAAAGTGAGATGTACATGGGGAATAGGCCAGGAAGCAGGGTCTGGTTCTGGCTGACACTGAACAGGGCGTTGAGGCGGGCTATGGCGGAGTAGTACTTTGGGTCCCCTGTGAGCTGAGACAGGTGGGTGAGTTCCAAACTCAGTGTTCCGGGGGAGGCCGAGACGACCTGCGGTTCAATTATCTGGCCCTCCCCTGATTTGATAGCCAGcaggttgatgtt
Proteins encoded in this window:
- the SRP54 gene encoding Signal recognition particle (COG:U; EggNog:ENOG503NU4T; BUSCO:EOG09261V9P), with the translated sequence MSVSWPPRAIDIYPRESPYCLEASRLIDHPGQCKNDLQTYLSRSTSSQKIGVIPSTQFITMKPQVVPFLASLLAAGQAARPCPASPAPTSWQISEWTYDAPDRSLPGRAGTDSVIGLYLSTGGTTYSCFGMWPEEWKGFTQDKSALLWSSCVNIFGRPIDDTVSFAMDWEKRILYASHTFSCENEEVSGLATASIVLPTSCDNTGSGGNPTRCLTTSRQINLNTTLQARGQSPCSSAPASGRYLESWEIRNHTSLYESTPETDGNLFVAVNTATNEIFECAREYPAGNGVCTPVGASGGLTIASFNLDPVRKLLTMRQVWACGSGVGTVEALGAASVPAPCFEDDVPICESSRFWLSPPDPLNPPGIYATLFAKPPDPDLTDHCRPISPDIPTGVDRRNFPQTMVLQDLGRRINAAVTDLTRAPNLDEKAFDSMLKQICSALLEADVNVRLVGRLRKDIKAAVNFKDLPPAVNKKRLIQKAVFDHLVNLVDPHAEPFKPKKGKSNVIMFVGLQGAGKTTTCTKLARHYQSRGFRACLVCADTFRAGAFDQLKQNATKAKIPYYGSLTETDPAVVAKEGVDKFKKERFEVIIVDTSGRHRQESALFQEMMDIQNAIKPDETVMVLDSSIGQQAEGQAMAFKEAADFGAIIITKTDGHAAGGGAISAVAATRTPIVFIGTGEHMLDLERFVPKNFISKLLGMGDMAGLVEHVQSLKLDQKDTIKHITEGIFTVRDLRDQLQNIMKMGPLSKMAGMIPGMSNIMANMDDEEGSLKLKRMIYICDSMTNKELDSDGKIFIEQPTRMTRVARGSGTTVREVEDLLTQQRLMAGMAKKMGGNMKNMQRAQNAMGGGNKAQQLAAMQKRLQSMGGAGGAGGGMPDMGSLMKMLGGGGGPGGGFDMNAMMKQMGGMMGGGGGRGGRR
- a CDS encoding hypothetical protein (COG:G; CAZy:GH47; EggNog:ENOG503NXK1); protein product: MFKDKPQGTSHLRTLPRPHATISLIGKRSERLLVAFTLSLVVFYIVGGFERAFPEVPESVRLERHMNTGQALYPYAAVKSSIEWSKLKPRYPNKQSPTQLPATEPGTAHPPIQHRFKRESGHDRKRRDARRRAVRDLTIKSWSAYRKYAWKKDALLPLSATGKDQFSGWAATLVDSLDTLWIMGLREEFDEAVAAVAEIDFANSSSPMINIFETNIRYLGGLLAAYDLSKRDVLLQKAIELGDLIHAGFDTPTRMPVDNINLLAIKSGEGQIIEPQVVSASPGTLSLELTHLSQLTGDPKYYSAIARLNALFSVSQNQTLLPGLFPMYISLWGPKPDVISGTRFTLGGGADSMYEYLPKLSQLLNNAAPSLVSLSHNFLSSASANLFYRPMIPDLSANDIMISGTANILPSPDTNTNSVQLSPETEHLTCFIGGTYALAGRLFSTAEYLETGSRLTRGCVHMYKSFPTGLMPERLTMLPCPPGGPSHAAESCQWNQTLWDATEKQQGLPRGFVSATDRRYILRPEAIESVFYMWRITGEPEWEAAAWDMFLAVANAVFAKETGGGASVKDVTVDPSKEDVERSDEMESFWIAETLKYFYLAFSPPDLISLDKYVFNTEAHPFLRPER